From a region of the Pseudomonadaceae bacterium SI-3 genome:
- a CDS encoding LTXXQ domain protein — MRKTLIAVLFASTLPTIAMAMPDGGQRHHGRQHSPFEQLDLTKEQRTEMRQLMREQMKNHREITQQYLSKLPEAQRKAMQEELKANQEKTQKQVRDLLKPEQQKKFDELHEEMAAKRADRAEFAQWKAERDKTN, encoded by the coding sequence ATGCGCAAGACTCTCATCGCCGTACTGTTCGCCTCCACCCTGCCCACCATTGCGATGGCCATGCCAGACGGGGGCCAGCGCCATCATGGCCGCCAGCACTCGCCCTTTGAGCAGCTCGATCTGACCAAGGAGCAACGGACCGAGATGCGCCAACTGATGCGTGAACAGATGAAGAATCATCGCGAGATCACCCAACAGTACCTGAGCAAGCTGCCCGAAGCCCAACGCAAAGCGATGCAGGAAGAGCTGAAAGCCAACCAGGAAAAAACTCAGAAGCAGGTGCGTGACTTGCTCAAGCCGGAACAGCAGAAAAAGTTCGACGAGCTGCATGAAGAGATGGCGGCCAAGCGTGCCGACCGTGCTGAGTTCGCGCAGTGGAAAGCCGAGCGCGATAAAACCAACTGA
- a CDS encoding DUF962 domain-containing protein has translation MSTQTAERFTRFADFYPFYLAEHSNPTCRRLHYIGSLLVLAILAYAVISQQWLWLLAMPLAGYGFAWVGHFIFEKNRPATFQYPLYSFLGDWVMLKDMLTGKIRF, from the coding sequence ATGAGCACGCAAACCGCCGAACGCTTTACCCGCTTTGCAGATTTCTATCCGTTTTACCTGGCCGAACACAGCAACCCCACCTGCAGACGCTTGCATTACATTGGCAGCTTGCTGGTACTGGCGATCCTGGCCTATGCGGTGATCAGTCAACAGTGGCTATGGCTGCTGGCGATGCCTTTGGCTGGATACGGGTTTGCCTGGGTCGGACACTTCATCTTCGAGAAGAACCGTCCAGCGACGTTTCAGTACCCGCTGTACAGCTTTCTTGGTGATTGGGTGATGCTGAAGGACATGCTCACCGGCAAGATTCGATTCTGA
- a CDS encoding tRNA-specific adenosine deaminase, with the protein MDEFMQAAIDEAEKGLAEGGIPIGSVIVHRGRIIGRGHNRRVQQGSAVLHGEMDAFENAGRQPASVYAESILYTTLSPCPMCSGAILLYGIPKVVIGENQTFMGEELLLRGRGVEVEVLQEARCVEMMRRFIADSPDLWNEDIGET; encoded by the coding sequence ATGGACGAATTCATGCAGGCAGCGATAGATGAAGCGGAGAAGGGACTCGCCGAGGGCGGCATTCCAATCGGTTCGGTAATCGTCCATCGGGGGCGAATCATTGGCCGCGGCCACAATCGGCGGGTTCAGCAGGGCAGCGCGGTGCTGCACGGGGAGATGGACGCCTTCGAAAACGCTGGTCGGCAACCGGCCAGCGTCTACGCCGAGTCGATCCTCTATACCACACTGTCGCCGTGTCCCATGTGCAGCGGGGCGATCCTGCTGTATGGCATACCCAAGGTCGTGATCGGTGAGAATCAGACCTTTATGGGCGAGGAGCTGCTGTTACGTGGTCGCGGTGTTGAGGTCGAAGTGCTGCAGGAGGCACGCTGTGTCGAGATGATGCGTCGCTTTATCGCCGATAGCCCTGACCTGTGGAACGAGGACATCGGCGAGACGTAA
- a CDS encoding potassium transporter TrkH translates to MALPTLRIIGFILGIFLITLAVSMVIPMITLFAFDRTDDLQAFLWASLITFSSGIALIAPGRPELTQLRPRDMYFLTTASWLIVCCFAALPMMLIHHISYTNAFFETMSGITTTGSTVLSGLDSASPGLLMWRSMLQWLGGIGFIGMAVAILPLLRIGGMRLFQTESSDWSQKAMPRSHVMAKSILIVYLALTLLCGLAYWLSGMTPFEAINHAMTTISTGGYSTSDSSMAKFTPAAHWVAVVFMLLGGLPFILMVSTVRGNRYALLHDQQVKGFVGMLLIICISFAIWLTFNSDYVFLDALRIVSLNVVSVVTTTGFALGDYTQWGEFAVLAFFYLTFIGGCSGSTSGGLKIFRFQVAYALLRANLAQLVHPRAVIKQRYNKHTLDEEIVRSILTFSFFFTITIGALAMALALLGLDMLTALTAAATAVCNVGPGLGPIIGPAGNFSTLPDSAKWLLSFGMLLGRLEIITVLVMLTPSFWRH, encoded by the coding sequence ATGGCCTTGCCGACCCTGCGCATCATCGGTTTCATTCTCGGCATTTTTCTGATCACACTCGCTGTCAGCATGGTCATTCCAATGATCACGCTGTTCGCATTTGATCGCACTGACGATTTGCAAGCGTTCCTCTGGGCCAGCCTGATCACCTTCAGCAGCGGTATCGCCTTGATCGCGCCCGGCAGGCCTGAGCTTACCCAACTACGTCCTCGTGACATGTATTTCCTGACCACCGCAAGCTGGTTGATCGTTTGCTGCTTCGCCGCATTGCCGATGATGCTGATTCACCACATCAGCTATACCAATGCTTTTTTCGAGACCATGTCGGGCATTACCACGACAGGCTCGACGGTACTCTCCGGCCTGGATTCGGCATCGCCCGGCTTGCTGATGTGGCGTTCGATGCTGCAGTGGCTCGGGGGCATCGGCTTCATCGGCATGGCCGTGGCGATTCTGCCGTTGCTGCGCATCGGTGGCATGCGGCTGTTCCAGACTGAATCATCGGATTGGTCGCAAAAAGCCATGCCGCGTTCGCACGTCATGGCCAAGTCGATCCTGATCGTTTATCTCGCGCTCACCCTACTCTGCGGGCTGGCCTATTGGCTGAGCGGAATGACGCCTTTTGAGGCGATCAACCATGCCATGACCACCATTTCCACCGGCGGCTACTCGACATCCGACAGTTCGATGGCCAAGTTCACCCCCGCGGCGCACTGGGTCGCCGTGGTGTTCATGTTGCTCGGTGGTTTGCCCTTCATTCTGATGGTTTCGACGGTTCGCGGTAACCGCTACGCCCTGCTCCATGATCAGCAGGTGAAGGGCTTCGTTGGCATGCTGCTGATCATCTGCATCTCGTTTGCGATCTGGCTGACCTTCAACTCCGACTATGTCTTTCTCGACGCCCTGCGCATTGTTTCGCTGAACGTCGTATCGGTGGTGACCACGACCGGCTTTGCGCTAGGTGATTACACGCAGTGGGGCGAGTTCGCCGTGCTGGCTTTTTTCTACCTGACCTTCATCGGTGGCTGCTCCGGCTCGACCTCGGGTGGTTTGAAGATCTTCCGCTTTCAGGTCGCCTATGCCCTGCTTCGCGCCAACCTGGCGCAGCTGGTGCATCCGCGCGCCGTCATCAAACAGCGCTACAACAAGCACACCCTCGACGAAGAAATCGTGCGGTCGATCCTGACCTTCTCGTTCTTCTTCACCATTACCATCGGCGCGTTGGCGATGGCGCTGGCATTACTCGGGCTCGATATGCTCACCGCGCTCACCGCTGCAGCGACCGCAGTGTGTAACGTGGGCCCAGGACTCGGTCCAATCATCGGTCCGGCGGGCAACTTCTCCACTCTGCCAGACTCGGCAAAGTGGCTCCTGTCGTTCGGCATGCTGCTCGGCCGGCTGGAAATCATCACGGTGCTGGTAATGCTGACCCCTTCGTTCTGGCGTCATTGA
- the ispZ gene encoding septation protein IspZ gives MKQIIDFVPLLLFFITYKIEPTTVEIAGFSLGVGGIFSATAVLIASSVVIYGVLFVHQRGLEKNQWLTLAACLLFGGLTLALHSETILKWKAPVLNWLFALAFFASHFFGDRPLIQRMMGHAVRLPAAQWSQLNVAWILFFLVCGFANLFVAFVYPAIWVDFKVFGSLGLTLLFMAGQALYLVRHMQPEPEES, from the coding sequence GTGAAACAAATCATCGACTTCGTTCCGCTACTGCTGTTCTTCATCACGTACAAAATCGAGCCTACAACGGTCGAGATCGCCGGCTTCAGCCTTGGTGTGGGTGGCATTTTCAGCGCAACGGCCGTTCTGATCGCCAGCTCCGTCGTGATCTACGGCGTCTTGTTCGTCCATCAGCGCGGGCTTGAAAAAAACCAGTGGCTCACGTTGGCGGCTTGCCTGCTATTCGGCGGTTTGACGCTGGCGCTGCATAGCGAAACGATCCTGAAGTGGAAAGCGCCCGTTCTTAACTGGCTATTTGCCCTGGCGTTCTTTGCCAGCCACTTTTTTGGTGACAGGCCGCTGATTCAGCGAATGATGGGCCACGCGGTCCGGTTGCCGGCGGCGCAGTGGTCGCAGCTCAATGTCGCCTGGATTCTGTTCTTTCTCGTCTGCGGCTTCGCCAATCTTTTCGTTGCATTCGTCTATCCCGCGATCTGGGTAGACTTCAAGGTCTTTGGCAGCCTTGGTCTGACGCTACTGTTCATGGCTGGCCAGGCACTTTATCTGGTGCGCCACATGCAACCCGAACCTGAAGAATCATAG
- a CDS encoding DUF808 domain-containing protein: MASSLLALIDDIASVLDDVSLMTKVAAKKTAGVLGDDLALNAQQVTGVNADRELPVVWAVAKGSMRNKLILVPAALLISAFIPWAITPLLMLGGAFLCFEGFEKLAHRFLHRDEDHHAQQIEALADETVDMVAFERDKISGAVRTDFILSAEIIAITLGTVAAASFVEQIAVLAGIAIIMTIGVYGLVAGIVKLDDAGLALSKRSSSAAQSLGRAILSVAPWLMKSLSVIGTAAMFMVGGGILTHGFKAIHHFIENSAEHTVTLPYIGSVLAGLLPTLLDAAFGILAGGLVFAVVELSKRLFKRRSETA, encoded by the coding sequence TTGGCCAGTAGCCTTCTTGCCTTGATCGACGATATCGCTTCGGTCCTGGATGACGTATCCCTGATGACTAAGGTCGCGGCGAAGAAAACCGCCGGCGTGCTGGGAGATGACCTTGCACTCAATGCTCAGCAGGTCACCGGCGTCAACGCGGACCGCGAACTGCCGGTGGTTTGGGCCGTGGCCAAAGGGTCCATGCGCAACAAGCTGATTCTGGTGCCGGCTGCGTTGCTGATTAGCGCATTCATCCCGTGGGCTATCACACCGTTGTTGATGCTTGGCGGCGCGTTTCTCTGTTTCGAAGGTTTCGAGAAGCTGGCGCACCGGTTCCTGCATCGCGATGAGGACCACCATGCCCAGCAAATCGAGGCGTTGGCGGACGAGACTGTCGACATGGTGGCATTCGAGCGCGACAAGATCAGTGGGGCGGTGCGTACCGATTTCATTCTGTCTGCCGAGATCATCGCCATTACGCTGGGTACGGTCGCCGCCGCGAGCTTCGTCGAGCAGATCGCCGTGCTCGCGGGCATCGCGATCATCATGACCATTGGCGTCTACGGTTTGGTTGCCGGCATCGTCAAACTCGACGACGCGGGCCTGGCGCTGAGCAAACGCAGCAGTTCTGCAGCGCAGTCGCTGGGCCGCGCCATTCTTTCGGTCGCGCCCTGGTTGATGAAGTCCTTGTCGGTGATTGGCACGGCCGCCATGTTCATGGTCGGCGGCGGCATCCTGACCCACGGTTTCAAGGCTATCCACCACTTCATCGAGAACAGCGCGGAGCACACTGTGACGCTGCCATACATTGGCTCGGTTCTGGCCGGGCTGTTGCCGACGCTGCTGGATGCCGCCTTCGGGATATTGGCCGGCGGTCTGGTGTTTGCAGTGGTCGAGCTGAGCAAACGCCTGTTCAAGCGTCGATCCGAAACCGCTTGA
- a CDS encoding YkgJ family cysteine cluster protein: MSIDNPCLTCGACCAYFRVSFFWGECASSGGAVPDSATVQVSPFHVAMLGTEAKPARCVGLMGDVGCGVRCTMYEQRSSTCREFEASWVDGQHNAHCDTARAAHGLPPLMPPLEPQLSPDRVA, from the coding sequence ATGTCCATCGACAATCCCTGCCTCACGTGCGGCGCCTGCTGCGCGTATTTTCGTGTGTCTTTCTTTTGGGGCGAATGCGCCTCATCCGGTGGTGCAGTTCCTGACAGCGCAACCGTGCAGGTCAGTCCGTTTCACGTCGCCATGCTCGGGACGGAAGCCAAGCCGGCGCGTTGTGTCGGCTTGATGGGCGACGTGGGATGTGGCGTGCGCTGCACCATGTATGAGCAACGTTCGAGTACCTGCCGCGAATTCGAGGCCTCTTGGGTAGATGGTCAGCACAATGCGCATTGCGACACGGCTCGGGCCGCCCATGGGTTGCCGCCGCTGATGCCACCGTTGGAGCCGCAGCTTTCGCCTGATCGAGTGGCTTGA
- a CDS encoding sensor histidine kinase, protein MRSLFWRILATFWLAIALVAGLAMLLGHALNQDAWILNRHPGVNGLAEVWTKVYERQGPITAQFLLERHRNRYGVDVQVLAENGQPIIRGTFPARAAAFEARQEHRDGRLPWRRLTTDYTSPETGNTYLFIYRIPNQELQAWHRGSLFWPLSALAIALIVLTGFSLLLTLSITRPLDRLRGAVHDLGQTTYQQNSLARLATRRDELGVLAKDFNRMGARLQSLIGSQRQLLRDVSHELRSPLARLRIALALAERATPAEREVIWPRLAKECDRLEALISEILELARLDADPGAPNPINLRSIFEQLEENARIVSPNQRIDSQVETEAQLQGWPDMLERALDNLLRNALRFNPEGAPIELRASSDTQHLLLSIRDQGPGVDEAHLAQLSEPFFRAPGQTTAGHGLGLAIARRAAERHNGELLLGNHPDGGFIATLKLPLNPADEARLQAE, encoded by the coding sequence GTGCGATCACTGTTCTGGCGCATTCTTGCGACATTCTGGCTAGCCATTGCGCTGGTGGCAGGCTTGGCCATGCTCCTGGGGCATGCGCTCAATCAGGACGCCTGGATTCTCAACCGTCACCCGGGCGTCAATGGCCTGGCCGAAGTATGGACCAAGGTCTACGAGCGCCAGGGGCCGATCACTGCACAGTTTCTGCTCGAGCGGCATCGCAACCGCTACGGTGTCGATGTCCAGGTGCTGGCCGAGAACGGCCAGCCCATCATCCGCGGTACCTTCCCGGCTCGCGCCGCCGCGTTCGAAGCGCGACAGGAACACCGCGACGGTCGCCTACCCTGGCGGCGGCTGACCACCGATTACACCAGCCCCGAGACCGGCAATACTTACCTCTTCATCTATCGAATCCCGAATCAGGAGCTACAAGCCTGGCACCGAGGCAGCCTGTTCTGGCCACTGAGTGCGCTGGCCATCGCTTTAATTGTCCTGACTGGATTCAGCCTGTTACTGACCCTTTCCATTACCCGTCCACTCGATCGACTTCGCGGCGCTGTTCACGACCTTGGCCAAACCACCTACCAGCAGAATTCTCTGGCGCGCCTGGCAACGCGACGCGACGAACTGGGCGTGCTCGCCAAGGATTTCAACCGCATGGGCGCCCGGCTGCAAAGCCTGATCGGCAGCCAGCGACAACTGCTGCGTGACGTTTCTCACGAGCTGCGTTCGCCGCTTGCCCGCCTGAGAATCGCACTCGCACTGGCGGAGCGGGCCACGCCGGCCGAACGTGAGGTCATTTGGCCTCGGCTGGCCAAGGAGTGTGATCGTCTGGAAGCCCTCATCAGCGAGATTCTGGAGCTCGCAAGGCTGGACGCCGACCCAGGGGCGCCGAACCCCATCAACTTGCGTTCGATATTCGAGCAGCTTGAGGAGAACGCCCGCATCGTCTCGCCGAATCAGCGAATCGACAGCCAAGTCGAAACCGAAGCCCAGCTGCAAGGCTGGCCGGACATGCTCGAGCGTGCCCTGGACAATCTGTTACGCAACGCTCTGCGCTTCAACCCCGAAGGCGCGCCGATAGAACTGCGTGCCAGCAGCGACACACAGCACCTGCTGCTGAGCATCCGCGACCAAGGGCCTGGGGTCGACGAGGCCCATCTCGCGCAACTGAGCGAACCCTTCTTCCGCGCACCGGGACAAACCACCGCTGGACACGGATTAGGGCTGGCGATTGCCCGCCGAGCCGCGGAACGGCATAACGGCGAGCTCCTGCTGGGCAATCACCCGGACGGCGGTTTCATCGCCACGTTGAAGCTACCACTGAACCCAGCTGACGAGGCCCGATTACAAGCGGAGTGA
- a CDS encoding AraC family transcriptional regulator translates to MTERTTSSSWALSIVQALELDGLDCQDLFVKLGLDYSALNDPDARFAQDGMTRLWQRAVEITGNPAIGLNLAKVMRPGAMHVVGYALMSSSTLRDSFQRLVRYQRIIAEGADLQFGSTNRGALLTLAIHGDQLPPARQSADGSLASTLAFCRWLTGKPLAPIEVYFRGPPPADIEPYQAAFQAPLRFNAEYHGMLIRHVDVDIALPTANTELAQLHDRFAGDYLARFSDSRVTHQARQVICRLLPQGEPRRETVAQSLHLSERSLQRRLDEEGTSFQQLLDDTRRTLAEQYLARADLALLEVAYLLGFADPSNFFRAFKRWFAMTPGEYRAQR, encoded by the coding sequence ATGACAGAACGCACCACGTCCTCGAGCTGGGCCTTGAGTATTGTCCAGGCGCTCGAGCTCGACGGCCTCGACTGCCAGGACCTGTTCGTCAAGCTGGGGCTCGACTATTCCGCGCTGAACGACCCCGACGCGCGTTTTGCCCAGGATGGCATGACCCGGCTCTGGCAGCGTGCGGTGGAGATTACCGGCAATCCGGCGATCGGCTTGAATCTGGCGAAAGTGATGCGCCCCGGCGCGATGCATGTGGTCGGTTATGCACTGATGTCCAGCAGTACGCTCAGGGACAGCTTCCAGCGCTTGGTGCGGTACCAGCGCATCATTGCCGAAGGCGCGGATTTGCAGTTTGGGTCAACCAATCGCGGCGCCTTGTTAACCTTGGCGATCCATGGCGATCAACTGCCTCCGGCCCGCCAGAGCGCAGATGGCTCGTTGGCCAGTACGCTTGCATTCTGTCGGTGGCTGACCGGTAAACCGCTGGCTCCGATCGAGGTCTACTTCCGAGGCCCGCCACCGGCGGATATCGAACCGTACCAGGCCGCGTTCCAAGCGCCGTTACGCTTCAATGCCGAGTACCACGGCATGCTGATACGCCATGTCGATGTAGATATTGCGCTACCTACTGCCAACACCGAACTGGCCCAATTGCATGACCGGTTTGCCGGCGATTACCTGGCGCGCTTCTCGGACAGCCGCGTGACCCATCAGGCACGGCAGGTGATCTGCCGCCTGTTGCCGCAGGGAGAACCGCGGCGCGAAACGGTGGCGCAGTCGCTGCACCTGTCTGAACGTTCCTTGCAGCGGCGCCTGGACGAGGAGGGCACCAGCTTCCAACAATTGCTAGACGACACGCGGCGAACGCTTGCCGAGCAGTACTTGGCGCGAGCGGATCTCGCCTTGCTGGAAGTGGCCTATCTGCTGGGCTTTGCCGATCCGAGTAATTTCTTTCGCGCCTTCAAACGCTGGTTTGCAATGACTCCCGGCGAATACCGGGCGCAGCGTTGA
- a CDS encoding DNA-binding response regulator, whose protein sequence is MSELLLIDDDQELCELLVSWLAQEGFVARACHDGKSARAALAEHQPAAVVLDVMLPDGSGLDLLKQLRSEHPDLPVLMLSGRGEPLDRILGLELGADDYLAKPCDPRELTARLKAVLRRSQPASTPTQLALGDLWYSPARGVASIGDHEVTLTLSEGRILEALLSQPGEPLEKQALAQLALGRKLTLYDRSLDMHVSNLRRKLGPHPDGRQRIVALRSRGYLYAS, encoded by the coding sequence ATGAGCGAACTGCTTCTGATAGACGACGACCAGGAGCTCTGCGAGCTGCTGGTTAGCTGGCTGGCCCAGGAAGGTTTTGTTGCCCGCGCGTGCCATGACGGCAAGAGCGCCCGCGCCGCACTTGCAGAACACCAACCTGCTGCCGTCGTGCTCGATGTGATGCTGCCTGACGGCAGCGGTCTGGACCTGCTAAAGCAGCTGCGCAGCGAGCATCCTGACCTGCCGGTGTTGATGCTTTCCGGCCGCGGCGAGCCGCTAGACCGCATACTCGGCTTGGAGCTGGGTGCAGACGACTACCTTGCCAAGCCCTGCGATCCGCGCGAATTGACCGCTCGCTTAAAGGCCGTTCTACGCCGCAGCCAGCCGGCCAGCACGCCGACACAGCTGGCGCTGGGGGACCTCTGGTACAGCCCCGCACGCGGCGTGGCGAGCATCGGCGATCATGAAGTCACCCTCACACTCTCTGAAGGACGCATCCTCGAAGCACTCCTCAGCCAGCCAGGCGAACCACTGGAAAAGCAGGCCCTGGCGCAGCTGGCGCTCGGCCGAAAACTCACTCTCTACGACCGCAGCCTGGACATGCACGTCAGCAACCTGCGCCGCAAGCTTGGCCCCCATCCAGACGGCCGTCAGCGCATCGTTGCCTTGCGCAGCCGCGGATACCTTTACGCCTCCTGA
- a CDS encoding PHP domain-containing protein — protein MIVDLHCHSTASDGVLAPDVLVQRAHARGIELLALTDHDTLEGLDDARATADSLGVRLVNGIELSCVWSGATIHVLGYAFRRDAVALQQAIADLHAGRWQRAETIAQRLEAKGMPGALEGARAIQQELGDSENAPARPHFADYLVRAGHVRDRAEAFRKWLGSGKLGDVKQHWPTLEQTVSTLRDAGAWISLAHPWQYDFTRSKRRRLVSEFAQAGGHALEVVNGMQPLEQVGGLSILAREFGLMASIGSDFHAPGDWSELGMYRALPDDLRPLWRSFDHEPGEAMAR, from the coding sequence ATGATTGTTGATCTGCATTGCCACAGCACCGCCTCTGACGGTGTGCTCGCGCCTGATGTACTGGTGCAGCGCGCCCATGCGCGTGGAATCGAGCTGCTTGCTCTGACCGATCACGATACCCTCGAAGGTCTCGATGATGCTCGCGCTACGGCTGATTCGCTTGGCGTCCGGCTGGTCAACGGCATCGAACTGTCCTGTGTCTGGAGCGGCGCCACTATCCATGTGCTTGGCTATGCGTTTCGCCGTGATGCAGTTGCATTGCAGCAAGCCATTGCCGATTTGCACGCCGGTCGCTGGCAGCGTGCCGAGACGATCGCGCAGCGCCTGGAGGCCAAGGGCATGCCGGGTGCGCTGGAAGGCGCGCGGGCAATCCAGCAAGAGCTGGGGGACAGTGAGAATGCTCCTGCGCGCCCGCATTTTGCAGACTATCTGGTGCGAGCCGGTCATGTTCGCGACCGTGCCGAGGCATTCCGCAAGTGGCTCGGCTCGGGCAAGTTGGGTGATGTGAAGCAGCATTGGCCGACGCTTGAGCAAACCGTCAGTACGCTGCGGGACGCTGGTGCCTGGATCAGTTTGGCGCATCCCTGGCAGTACGATTTCACGCGCAGCAAACGGCGCCGGCTGGTGAGTGAGTTCGCCCAGGCTGGTGGCCATGCGCTGGAAGTGGTTAACGGCATGCAGCCGTTGGAACAGGTCGGGGGATTGTCGATTCTGGCCCGTGAGTTCGGCCTGATGGCCAGTATCGGCAGCGATTTTCACGCGCCGGGCGACTGGTCGGAGTTGGGCATGTATCGAGCCCTGCCTGACGACCTCAGGCCGCTATGGAGGTCTTTCGATCATGAGCCCGGCGAGGCTATGGCCCGCTGA
- a CDS encoding threonylcarbamoyl-AMP synthase — protein sequence MSQFFQIHPENPQVRLIKQAVEIIRSGGVVVYPTDSSYAVGCSMGNKTGIERIRRLRQLDDKHNFTLVCRDLSQLGLFAKVDTAAFRLLKTHLPGPYTIILSATREVPRMLLHPKRRTIGLRVPAQPIAQALLAELGEPLMSVSLILPGETEPMSDPYEMRDALEHQVDLIIDGGYGGVEASTVISLVDGDPEVVRVGCGDPAPFAG from the coding sequence ATGAGCCAGTTTTTTCAAATACACCCGGAAAATCCACAGGTCAGGCTAATTAAGCAGGCCGTGGAGATCATTCGCAGCGGCGGCGTGGTGGTTTACCCCACCGACTCTTCTTACGCTGTGGGCTGCTCGATGGGAAACAAGACCGGCATCGAGCGCATTCGTCGCCTGCGTCAGTTGGACGACAAGCATAACTTCACGCTGGTCTGTCGCGACCTGTCCCAGCTCGGATTGTTCGCAAAGGTCGATACCGCTGCTTTCCGTCTGCTCAAGACGCATCTGCCAGGACCATACACCATCATTCTCAGCGCTACTCGGGAAGTGCCGCGAATGCTGTTGCACCCAAAGCGCCGTACCATCGGCCTGCGCGTGCCTGCCCAGCCGATTGCGCAGGCATTGCTCGCCGAGCTGGGTGAGCCATTGATGAGCGTCAGCCTGATACTGCCCGGCGAGACCGAGCCGATGAGCGATCCTTACGAAATGCGGGATGCGCTGGAGCATCAGGTAGACCTGATCATTGACGGCGGTTACGGTGGCGTCGAAGCGTCGACTGTGATCAGTCTGGTGGATGGCGACCCGGAAGTTGTGCGGGTCGGCTGCGGCGATCCCGCACCGTTCGCCGGCTGA
- a CDS encoding nitroreductase translates to MEALDLMLNRVSVTRLTDPAPTSAQLDLMFRAALRAPDHGQLRPWRFLTIQGEARERLGKLMAESLRVRSPEASDDALLKARKMPLRAPLLVVVIACVQPHPKVPGSEQVLAVSCAAHGLLLAAHAQGLGAVWRTGEFSYDPYLAKALGLTGDEQILGFIYIGTPEGTLRTPPALEPKEFVSDWTGAN, encoded by the coding sequence ATGGAAGCTCTCGACCTGATGCTCAACCGCGTGTCTGTCACGCGACTTACTGATCCAGCGCCGACGTCGGCCCAGCTGGACCTGATGTTTCGTGCGGCCTTGCGTGCGCCCGATCATGGTCAGCTGCGCCCTTGGCGGTTCCTGACCATTCAAGGCGAAGCCCGGGAGCGGTTGGGGAAGTTGATGGCTGAGTCGTTGCGTGTGCGCTCGCCTGAGGCCAGCGATGATGCCTTGCTGAAAGCCCGCAAGATGCCGTTGCGCGCGCCGCTGCTGGTGGTCGTCATTGCCTGCGTGCAGCCGCACCCGAAGGTGCCGGGTTCGGAGCAGGTGCTCGCGGTGTCTTGTGCGGCGCACGGCTTGTTGTTGGCTGCGCATGCACAGGGTCTCGGCGCCGTATGGCGTACCGGTGAGTTTTCCTACGATCCATACCTGGCAAAAGCCTTGGGGCTGACCGGCGACGAGCAGATCTTGGGATTCATCTATATCGGTACCCCCGAAGGGACCCTGCGGACCCCGCCGGCATTGGAGCCCAAGGAATTCGTCAGTGACTGGACCGGGGCGAACTAG